Part of the Pirellulales bacterium genome is shown below.
GTCCCGGGCGTCTTCGCTCATCCGCTCGGGTCCCCAGGGCGGCGACATCACCAGCTTGATGTTCACCTCGCCGACTCCCTCGAGCTTGCCGATGGCGTCCTTGGCTCCGGCTAGCAACTGAGGTCCCGCGGGGCAGGCCGGACTGGTCATGGTCATCTCGACCTCGACGTTGGTGCATCCTTCGACCTCAGCCGTGTTGACCACATAAATCAAACCGAGATCGACGATGTTCACGAACAACTCGGGATCGATCACCTGCTTGAGTGCTTCGCGCACCGTGTCTTCATTGATGCTCATTGCGATCTCTCCCTCGGCCGTGCGGCGCGGCCACTATGGCAGGTCACTCATCTAGCAGCCGGACAAAAATCTCGTCGCCGACGATCTTGGCCTCGTGCACCTTGGTCGGACGCGTGGCCGGCAGGCACAAGGCCCGACCGTCGCGAATATCGAACCGGGCGCCGTGGCGGGGACAACTGATCTCGTGATCTTCCAATTCGCCCTCGGCCAAAGGTCCGCCGTCGTGCGTACACACGTCGTCCAGCGCATAGACCTGACCGCTCACGTGAAACACTGCCACGAGGCGCTGGTCGATCTCGAACACCTGGCGCCCAGGGTCGGGAATCTCAGCGGTACGGGCCACACGTACGAATTCCGCCATCGAAGTATCCATGCACACTCGGCGCGGGTGGTCCCGCGAAATACCTGGCTAGTCGGGCCGCCGATTCAGTTGAATTCGCGTATCCGCCGCCCGATCGCCTCGCCAAGCGCCTCGCGCACGCTGGCGATCGTAATGCGGTCGAACACTTGTTGAAAGAACCCGGCGACGATCGTCCGGACGGCTTCGTTGCGGGTCAGGCCGCGACAGCGGGTGTAAAAGACCTGCTCGTCGTCGACGCGGCCAGCCGTGGCGCCATGCGTGCAAATCACGTCATCGGCCTCGATTTCCAGGCCTGGGATCGAATCCGCTCGCGAGGACTCGGACAACATCAGGTTGTCGTTGCGCTGATAGGCATTGGTCTTCTGCGCCGCCGGATCGACCTTGATCATGCCGCGCCACACGACGCGCGACTGGTCCTGCAAGGCGCCCTTGTACAACAGGTCACTGGTGCCTTGTTCGCACTGGTGGTGCTGCAGCGTGTGATAGGACAGGTGTTGGCGCCCTTCGGTAAACATCACGCCGTTCACTTGCGCGCGGCTGCCTGCGCCGGTCAACGCGACGTGTTGATTCACCTTGGCCAGCCGGCTGCCCAGGGCGCCAATTGTCCATTGCAACTGCGCGTGGCGCTGGACCACCGCGCGTTGATGGGCAAAATGCCAGACGCCGTTCGACCAGTTCTGCAAGTTCACGTAGCGCAGCGAGGCGCCGGGCCCGACGACCAGCTCGATCGCCCCGCAGTGCAGTCCGCTGTCGCCGCCGCCGGCAGTTTCGCCGAGGACGGTCGCTTCGGCGCCTTCCTCGAGCACCACGAGCGTATGGCCGAAATCGGCCGCGCCGGCGCGCAAGGCCGAGAACATGTGTAAGGGCCGCTCGATCTTCACGCCGCGCGGCACGTAGAGCACGCTGCCGCCCGACCACGCCGCACCATGCAGCGCCGCGAACTTGTCGTGCGTCGGATCGACCACCGACAGGAAGTGAGGCCGCAACACCGCCTCGTGCTCGACGAGCAGCCGGTCGAGACTACCGAACAACACGCCTTGTCGGCGCAGTTCGGGTTCGAGCTGACCGTCGTGAACATCTTGCGTCTGACTGTCGAGAGCAACCGTTTGCCCGGCCAGTTCGACGCCCGCAGTCAACAAGGCCGCCGGCAACTCGGTCAACAGGGCCGGCGGCAACTCGGCCGTCGCCAAGGCTTCGCCGGGCAGGCCGAAACGATCGAGCTTCAGCGCGCGAATATCGGTCCGGCGCCACTCCTCGAGCGAAGTGGTCGGCAGCGGCGTGACGAGAAATCGCTCCCACGATTGCCGACGCAACTCGCGCAGCCAGTCGGGCTCATCTCGGCGGGCGAGAAACGCGTCGAAGGCGTCCTGAACGAAACCGGCACGCGTCACGGTAGCCATCTAACGACAATCACTCTCTCAATACCGCCGACCGCCGGCCGGCGAGAATCTGGTGTCACAGCAAGCCTGCGTTAACCGACCGAGCCTTCCATCTGCAGCTCGATCAAGCGGTTCATTTCGACCGCGTATTCCATCGGCAGTTCCTTGACCAGCGGCTCGATAAAGCCGTTGACGATCATCGTGCTCGCTTCGGCCTCGGACAGGCCGCGGCTGGTCAGGTAGAACAACTGCTCTTCGCCGATCCGCGAGACGCTCGCCTCGTGGCCGATCGTCACGTCCTGCTCGTCGACTTCGATGTAGGGGTACGTGTCGCTCCGGCTGCGGTCGTCGAGAATCAACGCGTCGCACACCACGCTGCTCTTGGCCTTGCGGGCGCCCGAGTCGACCTTGACCAGCCCGCGATAGCTCGCCCGGCCGCCGTTCTTCGAGATCGACTTCGAGACGATGCGGCTGGAGGTGTGCGGCGCGGCGTGCACGACCTTGGCCCCGGCGTCCTGATGCTGGCCCGAAGAGGCGAACGCGATCGAAAGAATCTCGCCGCGGGCGCCGGGCTCGACCATATAGACGGCCGGGTATTTCATCGTCAGCCGGCTGCCGAGATTGCCGTCGATCCACTCCATGACCGCGCCTTCGTAGGCCACGGCCCGTTTGGTCACCAGGTTGTAGATGTTGTTGGCCCAGTTCTGAATCGTCGTGTAGCGGCAGCGGGCGTGCTTCTTGACGATGATCTCGACCACGGCCGAATGCAGGCTTTCGGTGCTGTACATCGGCGCCGTGCAGCCTTCGACGTAGTGCACCTGGGCACCCTCGTCGACGATGATCAGCGTCCGCTCGAACTGGCCCATGTTTTCCGCGTTGATGCGGAAGTAGGCCTGCAGCGGGAATTCGATCTTCACACCCTTGGGAACGTAGATGAACGACCCGCCGGACCAGACGGCCGAATTCAGCGCGGCGAATTTGTTGTCGCTCGAAGGGATGACTTTGCTGAAATACTCCCGGACCAGGTCGGGATATTCGCGCACGGCCGTGTCGGTGTCGGTAAAGATCACCCCCTGGCCGGAGAGTTCTTCGCGGAGCGAGCCATAGACGACTTCGCTCTCGTACTGCGCCTTGACCCCGGCGAGGAATTTCTTCTCGGCTTCTGGAATGCCCAGCTTGTCGAACGTCCGCTTGATCTCGTCGGGCACTTCGTCCCAGCTGCGGCCCTGGCGATCGGACGGCTTGATGTAGTAATAGATGTCCTGGAAGTCGAGGTCGATGTTCCCGCCCCAGCGCGGCAATGGTTTCGCCAGGAAGGTCTCCAGGCTGCGCAGCCGGAATTGGCGCATCCAGTCCGGCTCGTTCTTCATGTCGGAAATCTGGTTGACGATTTCGGCATCGAGCCCCTTGCGGCTCTTGAAGATGTACTTCTCTTCGTTGCGGAAATCGTACTTATTGATTTCGCCGACGCCGACTGCGAACTGTTCCTTGGTGTCCGTGGCCATCGCGTTTTTGGTTGCCTCGAAGGGCGAAGGGGTTCTCATGCTTCGGTGAGCGCCGCAGGTTGCGTGAAAATCGTCAAGCCGTGGCCGCTGCGTCGCGCGCCAACACGACCTCGGCCGCGGCCGCTTCGGGATACTTGGCCCGAATCCGGTCATAGCCTCGTTCGTGCAATTCTTCGGCGAGTTCCGGGCCGCCCGTTTCGACGATCCGCCCGCCCATCATCACGTGGGTGTAGTCGGGCCGATTGTGCTCGAGCAGTTTGTCGTGGTGCGTGATGATCAGGATGCCCATGTCTTTGCCGCCGATCTCCGCAATGCTCTGGCTGGCCAGCCGCACCGCGTCCACGTCGAGCCCGCTGTCGGTCTCGTCGAGCACGGCGAACTTCGGCCGCAGCATGGCCATCTGCAGAATCTCGGCCCGCTTCATTTCGCCGCCGGAGAAACCGTCGTTCACGTACCGGCGGGCAAAGTCAGGATCCATCCGCAGTTGCTCCATCTTGCTCTTGAGCTCCTTGCGGAATTCACGCATCGGGATCAGGTCTTCGCCTTCCTTGCGTGCCGGGTTGCGCACGTTGGTCGTGGCGTGCCGCAGGAAGTCGGCCAGCTTGACGCCGGGAATCGCCATCGGCCGCTGAAAGGCCAGAAACAAGCCGGCCCGCGCGCGTTCGTTGGGCTCCATCGCCAACAGGTCCTGGCCGTTGAGCGTGATCGAACCAGCGGTGACTTCGTAATTTGGGTGGCCCATGATGGCGAACCCGAGCGTGCTCTTCCCCGAGCCGTTGGGGCCCATCAACGCGTGGGTCTCGCCGCGACGGATCTCCAGGTCCACGCCGCGGAGAATCTCCTTCCCCTCGACGCTGACGTGCAGGCCTTCGATTTTCAGGGTTTCCTTGGCTGCTTCGCTCATCGGGTGCCTCGGGGATGCGCCGCGCAGCGGCGGCGGTTCAACTCAATCGGGGTTCAAATTGGCAGCACGGCTGACCGTCGAGACGGCATTGCGACAGCTCGACGCCCGCCGCCAACAGCTCGCTGAAGACCAACCGTTCCAACTCGCAAATCGTGCGATCCTGGTCCGCCAGATCGGGATAAGGGCAGTCGTGCGCCCTGAGCACCGGCAGGCCGTTTGCCCGGTCAACGGTGAACGGCACATCGCGGTGGCCGAACAACGTGCTAATGGCCTGCATGCGCTCTTCCGAGCTGGCTCCTTGCACTTCCTTCAAATAATGGGTCGCCAGCGCCTTGGCCACCCTGCGCATCAGCAATGCCCGCGCGGCGGGTTCCTGGTCGACTCCCAACTCGTGCCAGAGCACCATGGCCAGGTCGGCAAAGTTGGTCCCGGCGCGGCGCCGGGCCTTCTCCGTCAGGCGGTAGCGATGGCTCGGCCGGCCGCGCCCCGCCTTCGCGCTCGATTCGCGCTCGACCAGCCCTTGGCTCATGAGCCGCATCAACCGTTGCCGGACCGCCGTCGCCGTGACATCCAGCGCAGCGGCCAGGTCGCTGACACCCAGCGCACCTTCCTTGCGCAGGAGGTCGATCACGGTCGAGTCGGATGTTTCGTGGATCGTGCTCATAGTGAGGCCTTCGCCCAGGCCCTCTCAATCGGTCGTATCTTAGCCGTTATCGCAATTTTGGCAACCAGATATGTGAAAAACATACGCCAAGCGCACACATAGCACGCAAACCATTGACATTCATAGACTTATTCACCTAGAACTGGCGTCGAACTTTGTCCAGACAGCCCGTCCGCAATGAGGCTTGCCGGCATGCTCAGGTGGTTTTCCTTGGTTTCCACGGCAGCCGCTTTCGCGGTGCTGCTAGCACCGCCCGTTGCCCAGGGCGCGCCCGGTGCCACGGAGCCGGCCCCTACGGGCTCTACGGCCCCTGCGACGCCGGCCGAAGGCGCCTCAGCCGCGGCCAATTGGATGACGACGGTCGACCGGGCGTTTGGCGATTGGGTCGTGACGCCGCTCACCGACGTTATCACCTTCGATCTGGGCCGGCTGTTGCCCTTCAAGGTGCCGGGCAAGCTGCCGTTCATCGTGATCTGGCTGTTTGCCGCGGCAATCTTCTTTACCGTCTTCATGCGGTTCGTCGCCGTATGGGGATTTCCGCATGCCCTGCGGCTATTGCGCGGCGACTATGACGATCCCGACAACCCCGGCGAGGTAACGCACTTTCAGGCGCTGGCCTCTGCGCTGTCGGCCACGGTCGGGCTGGGAAACATCGCCGGCGTGGCGTTTGCCGTCAGCATCGGCGGGCCGGGCGCGGTGTTCTGGATGGTGATGGCGGGTTTGTTCGGCATGTCCAGCAAATTCACCGAATGCACTCTCGGCCAGCTGTACCGCCAGGTCGCTACCGACGGCACGATCTCGGGCGGACCGATGCATTACCTGCGCCTGGGTCTCGGCGAACTGGGACTCGCACGGTTGGGCGCCGTGCTGGCCGTGATGTTTGCGGTGATGTGCATCGGCGGGTCGTTCGGCGGCGGCTGCGCGTTTCAGGCGAACCAATCGGCCAGCACCCTGCTGGCCGTCATCCAGCTCGACACGACGCGCCGCGTCGAGGAGATCGACCGCTCGCTGGCAACTCAACCGGCCAACGCCGAAACGTTGCAAGCCGAGCGCGCCGAGCTGCAGGCCTCGCTGGATCGGTTTGCCGAGCTTTATAAGCCGGTCTACGGTCTGCTGATGGCAACGCTGGTGGGCGTCGTCATCATCGGCGGGATTCGCCGGATCGCCGCCACGGCAGAAAAAATCGTGCCGCTCATGTGCGCGCTGTACATCCTCGCGGCGCTGTCGATCTTGGGGATGAACTTCGCGCGGCTCGACGATGCGGCCTGGGCCATCTTGACGGGCGCCTTCAACCCGGGATCGGTCTACGGCGGGCTGCTCGGGGCCTTTGTCACCGGCGTGCAGCGGGCCAGTTTTTCGAACGAGGCGGGCGTCGGCTCGGCCTCGATCGCGCATGCCGCGGCCAAAACCCAGGAACCGCTCAGCGAAGGCTTCGTGGCCTTGCTCGAGCCGTTCATCGACACCGTCGTCGTGTGCACGATGACGGGTCTGGTGATCGTCGTCACGGGGGTCTACAGCGACCCGACGCTGGCCGGTCGCGACGGGGCCACGCTGACCACGGCGGCCTTCGAGCGGTCGCAGCCTTGGTTCCCTTACTTATTGGCGGCCGCCGTCTTCCTGTTCGCCTATTCGACGATGATTTCCTGGTCGTATTACGGCGAACGTTGCTGGTCGCTGCTGTTCGGGCAGCACCGGGCCCTGGCGTTTCGCGTGCTGTTCCTCGGGTTCGTGTTTTTCGGCTCGATCGCCACGGCCACGAACATCCTGGCTTTCAGCGATATGATGATTCTGTCGATGGCCTTTCCGAACGTCATCGGTTGCGTGTTGTTGAGCGGGAAAGTGCGCGCGGCGATGCTCGATTACTGGCACCGCCTGCATACCGGTCAGCTTCACAACCGCCGCATGCACTAACCACCCGGCCCTCGGCCGTCGGCTTTTGCACCCCCTTGGGAGGATCTCACCCGTGCCCTGGCTTCCGAAGAAAAAAGTCGTTGTGCCGGTCGACTTCTCTGCCGAATCGTTTACCGCCGTCGATGCCGCACTGGAGCTGGTGGCCCGGCCGTCTGACCTGCACGTGCTGCACGTCTTGCCGTCGCTCGAACCGGCAGAGCCGGGCGTGATCTGGAACACCATCGACAACGACAGCCGGCGCAGACATGTACTGACCGCCCTGGGCGAGCGGCTGGCCGACGCGAAATATGCCGGCTGCGTGCGGGACATCGAATTCGGCGACGCCGGCCGCCAGGTGGCCGAATACGCCGAACGCATCGGGGCCGAGCTGATCGTGTTGCCGTCGCATGGCCGCACGGGTCTGAGCCGGCTGCTCATCGGTTCCACGGCCGAGCGCGTCGTCCGGCTGGCGCATTGCCCGGTGTTGGTGCTGCGCGGCCCGGCCGGCTAATCTCGCGCATCGTCGTCGGTGGTGCAGTCGCCCGGCACCTCAGTGCAGCCCTCGGCCGCGTCCGGAAAGCCGTCGCGCAGCTGGCGCCTCGCCCT
Proteins encoded:
- a CDS encoding metal-sulfur cluster assembly factor encodes the protein MSINEDTVREALKQVIDPELFVNIVDLGLIYVVNTAEVEGCTNVEVEMTMTSPACPAGPQLLAGAKDAIGKLEGVGEVNIKLVMSPPWGPERMSEDARDQLGIF
- a CDS encoding non-heme iron oxygenase ferredoxin subunit is translated as MAEFVRVARTAEIPDPGRQVFEIDQRLVAVFHVSGQVYALDDVCTHDGGPLAEGELEDHEISCPRHGARFDIRDGRALCLPATRPTKVHEAKIVGDEIFVRLLDE
- the sufD gene encoding Fe-S cluster assembly protein SufD yields the protein MATVTRAGFVQDAFDAFLARRDEPDWLRELRRQSWERFLVTPLPTTSLEEWRRTDIRALKLDRFGLPGEALATAELPPALLTELPAALLTAGVELAGQTVALDSQTQDVHDGQLEPELRRQGVLFGSLDRLLVEHEAVLRPHFLSVVDPTHDKFAALHGAAWSGGSVLYVPRGVKIERPLHMFSALRAGAADFGHTLVVLEEGAEATVLGETAGGGDSGLHCGAIELVVGPGASLRYVNLQNWSNGVWHFAHQRAVVQRHAQLQWTIGALGSRLAKVNQHVALTGAGSRAQVNGVMFTEGRQHLSYHTLQHHQCEQGTSDLLYKGALQDQSRVVWRGMIKVDPAAQKTNAYQRNDNLMLSESSRADSIPGLEIEADDVICTHGATAGRVDDEQVFYTRCRGLTRNEAVRTIVAGFFQQVFDRITIASVREALGEAIGRRIREFN
- the sufB gene encoding Fe-S cluster assembly protein SufB; this translates as MATDTKEQFAVGVGEINKYDFRNEEKYIFKSRKGLDAEIVNQISDMKNEPDWMRQFRLRSLETFLAKPLPRWGGNIDLDFQDIYYYIKPSDRQGRSWDEVPDEIKRTFDKLGIPEAEKKFLAGVKAQYESEVVYGSLREELSGQGVIFTDTDTAVREYPDLVREYFSKVIPSSDNKFAALNSAVWSGGSFIYVPKGVKIEFPLQAYFRINAENMGQFERTLIIVDEGAQVHYVEGCTAPMYSTESLHSAVVEIIVKKHARCRYTTIQNWANNIYNLVTKRAVAYEGAVMEWIDGNLGSRLTMKYPAVYMVEPGARGEILSIAFASSGQHQDAGAKVVHAAPHTSSRIVSKSISKNGGRASYRGLVKVDSGARKAKSSVVCDALILDDRSRSDTYPYIEVDEQDVTIGHEASVSRIGEEQLFYLTSRGLSEAEASTMIVNGFIEPLVKELPMEYAVEMNRLIELQMEGSVG
- the sufC gene encoding Fe-S cluster assembly ATPase SufC, which encodes MSEAAKETLKIEGLHVSVEGKEILRGVDLEIRRGETHALMGPNGSGKSTLGFAIMGHPNYEVTAGSITLNGQDLLAMEPNERARAGLFLAFQRPMAIPGVKLADFLRHATTNVRNPARKEGEDLIPMREFRKELKSKMEQLRMDPDFARRYVNDGFSGGEMKRAEILQMAMLRPKFAVLDETDSGLDVDAVRLASQSIAEIGGKDMGILIITHHDKLLEHNRPDYTHVMMGGRIVETGGPELAEELHERGYDRIRAKYPEAAAAEVVLARDAAATA
- a CDS encoding MarR family transcriptional regulator — protein: MSTIHETSDSTVIDLLRKEGALGVSDLAAALDVTATAVRQRLMRLMSQGLVERESSAKAGRGRPSHRYRLTEKARRRAGTNFADLAMVLWHELGVDQEPAARALLMRRVAKALATHYLKEVQGASSEERMQAISTLFGHRDVPFTVDRANGLPVLRAHDCPYPDLADQDRTICELERLVFSELLAAGVELSQCRLDGQPCCQFEPRLS
- a CDS encoding alanine:cation symporter family protein, producing MTTVDRAFGDWVVTPLTDVITFDLGRLLPFKVPGKLPFIVIWLFAAAIFFTVFMRFVAVWGFPHALRLLRGDYDDPDNPGEVTHFQALASALSATVGLGNIAGVAFAVSIGGPGAVFWMVMAGLFGMSSKFTECTLGQLYRQVATDGTISGGPMHYLRLGLGELGLARLGAVLAVMFAVMCIGGSFGGGCAFQANQSASTLLAVIQLDTTRRVEEIDRSLATQPANAETLQAERAELQASLDRFAELYKPVYGLLMATLVGVVIIGGIRRIAATAEKIVPLMCALYILAALSILGMNFARLDDAAWAILTGAFNPGSVYGGLLGAFVTGVQRASFSNEAGVGSASIAHAAAKTQEPLSEGFVALLEPFIDTVVVCTMTGLVIVVTGVYSDPTLAGRDGATLTTAAFERSQPWFPYLLAAAVFLFAYSTMISWSYYGERCWSLLFGQHRALAFRVLFLGFVFFGSIATATNILAFSDMMILSMAFPNVIGCVLLSGKVRAAMLDYWHRLHTGQLHNRRMH
- a CDS encoding universal stress protein — encoded protein: MPWLPKKKVVVPVDFSAESFTAVDAALELVARPSDLHVLHVLPSLEPAEPGVIWNTIDNDSRRRHVLTALGERLADAKYAGCVRDIEFGDAGRQVAEYAERIGAELIVLPSHGRTGLSRLLIGSTAERVVRLAHCPVLVLRGPAG